Proteins co-encoded in one Natrarchaeobius halalkaliphilus genomic window:
- a CDS encoding uracil-DNA glycosylase yields MGSMEDLRVTECTRCPALVDSRSRIVNGTGPADADVLFVGEGPGAREDERGEPFVGRSGSVLDDQLRIVGLDRDAVRITNCVRCRPPDNRDPTTDELENCRGYLESEIDRLDPAVIITLGKVPSEHLLERSVAVTKEAGAIEEIRIDGTPRRLVVCVHPAATLYDRSQEETFAAAIERAADVAGVDGTESDQTRLDGFDRSG; encoded by the coding sequence ATGGGTTCGATGGAAGACCTCCGCGTGACCGAGTGTACGCGTTGTCCCGCGCTGGTCGATTCTCGCAGCCGGATCGTCAACGGAACCGGGCCGGCCGACGCCGATGTCCTGTTCGTCGGTGAAGGACCGGGAGCGCGCGAAGACGAACGGGGGGAGCCGTTCGTCGGTCGTAGCGGATCGGTGCTCGACGACCAGCTTCGGATCGTCGGTCTCGATCGCGACGCCGTCCGCATCACCAACTGCGTACGCTGTCGACCGCCGGACAACAGGGATCCGACGACGGACGAACTCGAGAACTGCCGTGGCTATCTCGAGTCCGAGATCGACCGGCTCGACCCGGCGGTTATCATCACGTTGGGGAAGGTCCCGAGCGAGCACCTGCTCGAGCGATCGGTTGCGGTGACGAAAGAGGCCGGTGCGATCGAAGAGATCCGGATCGACGGAACGCCGCGACGGCTAGTGGTCTGCGTTCACCCGGCGGCGACGCTGTACGATCGCAGCCAGGAAGAGACGTTCGCCGCCGCCATAGAGCGCGCAGCGGACGTGGCGGGTGTCGACGGCACCGAGAGCGACCAGACCCGTCTCGACGGTTTTGATCGGTCCGGTTGA
- a CDS encoding endonuclease dU — MKSGVRALGIAESYRGDRCPDRTRSTLAGAVVRADSVLDGLTYGQCTVGGTDATEAVVSVVEDLDRPDVRYVLLGAIAPAWYNVLEPSRIAATVQRPVITVSFEASDGLESGLDEAFSDTDLEHRLEIYRSLPERRTLSINGETVYVRHVGCGADEAAEVVDAFTPSGGRPEPIRVARLAARAGDAYAEPD; from the coding sequence ATGAAATCCGGAGTGCGGGCGCTCGGCATTGCCGAGTCGTACCGCGGCGACCGGTGTCCGGATCGAACCCGGAGTACGCTGGCGGGGGCCGTCGTTCGCGCCGACAGCGTTCTCGACGGGCTCACGTACGGACAGTGTACCGTCGGCGGTACCGACGCGACCGAGGCCGTCGTCTCGGTGGTCGAGGATCTCGATCGGCCGGACGTCCGGTACGTTCTCCTCGGTGCGATCGCCCCCGCCTGGTACAACGTGCTCGAGCCGTCGCGTATTGCGGCGACCGTTCAGCGACCCGTGATCACCGTCTCCTTCGAGGCGAGCGACGGTCTCGAGTCCGGTCTGGACGAGGCGTTCTCGGATACCGATCTCGAGCATCGCCTCGAGATATATCGCTCACTGCCCGAGCGTCGGACGCTGTCGATCAACGGCGAGACGGTGTACGTCAGACACGTCGGCTGCGGAGCAGACGAAGCGGCCGAGGTGGTCGACGCGTTTACGCCGTCCGGCGGCCGGCCGGAACCGATTCGCGTCGCTCGCCTCGCCGCCCGAGCGGGCGACGCGTACGCCGAACCCGACTGA
- a CDS encoding DUF5786 family protein: MGFGSYDESEQQDVDADFDEDDAVKSDQNSHDGTLEFENGASSDELLDRLKEIKDDDS; this comes from the coding sequence ATGGGATTCGGGAGCTACGACGAATCCGAGCAACAGGACGTCGATGCTGATTTTGACGAAGACGACGCGGTCAAATCCGATCAGAACAGTCACGACGGAACGCTCGAGTTCGAAAACGGCGCATCGAGTGACGAGTTACTCGACCGGCTAAAAGAGATCAAAGACGACGACTCCTGA
- a CDS encoding MBL fold metallo-hydrolase gives MDVYHVTDGAEIFTCNAFLAIGDQTTLVDASSWDGVVDEIRERTDDVDAVVMTHQHGDHVSQLEAVVDAFDPDVYAYDDHPTRTHSIDDGDTVPIGDETFDVVYTPGHADDHVSFVSERSLFSGDVVVHDDGAFEYGSFGRTDMAGQSREELIESIERLRERLPEGVEHLYAGHGGVFHGDVRDVVETALERATNREPKYPDE, from the coding sequence ATGGACGTCTATCACGTAACCGACGGTGCCGAGATATTCACCTGTAACGCGTTTCTTGCCATCGGAGATCAGACGACGCTCGTCGATGCGAGCTCGTGGGACGGCGTCGTCGACGAGATTCGCGAGCGGACCGACGACGTGGACGCCGTGGTAATGACCCATCAACACGGCGATCACGTCAGCCAACTCGAGGCCGTCGTGGACGCGTTCGATCCCGATGTCTACGCCTACGACGACCATCCGACGCGAACCCATTCGATCGACGACGGCGACACGGTACCGATCGGTGATGAAACGTTCGACGTGGTGTACACGCCCGGCCACGCCGACGATCACGTCTCGTTCGTCTCGGAACGCTCGCTGTTCTCCGGCGACGTCGTCGTCCACGACGACGGCGCGTTCGAGTACGGCAGTTTCGGACGAACGGATATGGCAGGTCAGTCCCGCGAGGAACTCATCGAAAGCATCGAGCGACTCAGAGAGCGTCTGCCCGAGGGAGTCGAGCACCTGTACGCGGGCCACGGTGGCGTCTTCCACGGCGACGTGCGCGACGTCGTCGAGACGGCACTCGAACGTGCAACGAACCGAGAGCCGAAGTATCCCGACGAGTGA
- a CDS encoding 50S ribosomal protein L40e translates to MPTFDAAEKRTLEKMICMRCNARNPKDADNCRKCGYGNLRPKAKEARAA, encoded by the coding sequence ATGCCGACCTTCGACGCTGCCGAAAAACGAACGCTCGAGAAGATGATCTGCATGCGCTGTAACGCCCGCAACCCGAAAGACGCAGACAACTGCCGCAAGTGTGGCTACGGGAACCTCCGTCCCAAAGCCAAGGAAGCCCGCGCGGCATAA
- a CDS encoding DUF367 family protein yields the protein MECHVYYEGDDDPEKCTARRMEKFDEAILYRTMGQVPYGVVLNPHAERALSPADREAGLDTLVALDCSWESAEAASFRMNGVHRALPFLVAANPVNYGRPFRLTTVEALAGALCIFDELEHAESILEPFRWGETFLTLNEEPLRRYSECTDSSEVVAVQEEYLADEE from the coding sequence GTGGAGTGTCACGTCTACTACGAGGGTGACGACGATCCCGAGAAGTGTACCGCCCGTCGCATGGAGAAGTTCGACGAGGCGATTCTCTACCGGACGATGGGGCAGGTTCCGTACGGGGTCGTCCTCAATCCGCACGCCGAGCGGGCGCTGTCGCCAGCCGACCGCGAGGCCGGGCTCGACACGCTGGTGGCACTCGACTGCTCCTGGGAGTCCGCCGAGGCGGCCTCGTTTCGGATGAACGGCGTCCATCGAGCGCTCCCGTTCCTCGTCGCCGCGAACCCGGTCAACTACGGGCGACCGTTTCGGCTGACGACCGTCGAGGCGCTCGCGGGCGCGCTCTGTATCTTCGACGAACTCGAACACGCCGAGTCGATCCTCGAGCCGTTTCGTTGGGGTGAGACGTTCCTGACGCTCAACGAAGAACCCCTGCGACGCTACAGCGAGTGTACTGACTCGAGCGAGGTCGTCGCCGTTCAGGAGGAGTACCTGGCCGACGAGGAGTAG
- a CDS encoding Rieske (2Fe-2S) protein, whose amino-acid sequence MTISDDARAVASLEELDAEGRKLVSVDGTPIALFSHEGDVRAVNNRCPHMGFPLVEGTVDDGILTCHWHHARFELSCGDTFDPWADDVPTYPVSVRDGTVYVDPNPPRALPPDEHWAERLEAGLEENLRLVVAKSTIGLIDAGVDYSEPVATALEFGTRYRESGWGSGLTILGCMANVLEDLETEDRKRALYTGVRHVADDAAGEPPRFDQLSFSTDEIAFDRLKSWFRDCVEVRDADGAERCLRTAVATGRSESELAELVFAAATDHPYLSTGHVLDFANTAFETLVQTDSRQPDRAYENGTNAPSRSRERTAAALASLVEPLVTADRSDERSSWRRPVDLVSLLEEVYGGEISATRGLSELVSEGTGRSWSPPADFQATLLGDDPEAVVDALAAAIAAGATTEELAIEVSHAAATRVAQFGTANEFSDWNTVHHTFTYANAVQQATRRTDAVELYRGVFDAVLNVYLDRFLNTPPAPIPEPGDNETGRDSDEILEDLLETFDVDGNVNDAGRLVSEYFDCDGDPEALKRTLGHGLLREDAGFHTLQNLEAAFRQFDLVRTREDELDDGASVDLEHRKRVPLIATARYMAAHFPTRREAEQTFTIAARLNRGETIHEE is encoded by the coding sequence ATGACAATATCGGACGATGCTCGAGCGGTCGCCTCGCTCGAGGAACTCGACGCGGAGGGTCGAAAGCTGGTGAGCGTCGACGGAACGCCGATCGCCCTCTTCTCCCACGAGGGCGACGTTCGCGCGGTGAACAACCGGTGTCCGCACATGGGCTTTCCGCTCGTCGAAGGAACCGTCGACGACGGGATTCTCACCTGTCACTGGCACCACGCCCGGTTCGAACTCTCCTGTGGGGACACCTTCGATCCGTGGGCCGACGACGTCCCGACGTACCCGGTCTCCGTCCGCGACGGAACGGTCTACGTCGACCCGAACCCGCCCCGTGCGTTACCGCCCGACGAACACTGGGCCGAGCGTCTCGAGGCCGGCCTCGAGGAAAACCTCCGGCTCGTCGTCGCCAAGTCGACGATCGGGCTGATCGATGCGGGCGTCGACTACTCGGAACCGGTCGCGACGGCCCTCGAGTTCGGAACCCGGTACCGAGAGTCGGGGTGGGGATCCGGGCTGACGATCCTCGGCTGTATGGCAAACGTACTCGAAGATCTCGAGACCGAGGATCGAAAGCGGGCGCTGTACACCGGCGTCCGCCACGTCGCGGACGACGCGGCCGGTGAGCCACCCCGCTTCGATCAGCTCTCGTTCTCGACGGACGAGATCGCGTTCGATCGCCTGAAATCGTGGTTCCGCGACTGCGTCGAGGTGCGAGACGCGGACGGTGCCGAACGCTGTCTTCGGACCGCCGTCGCGACGGGCCGGTCCGAGTCCGAACTGGCGGAACTGGTGTTCGCCGCGGCGACGGATCATCCCTACCTCTCGACCGGTCACGTTCTCGACTTCGCGAACACGGCCTTCGAGACGCTCGTACAGACGGACTCGAGACAGCCCGATCGCGCGTACGAAAACGGAACGAACGCACCGTCCCGCTCTCGAGAGCGGACGGCCGCCGCGCTCGCGAGTCTCGTCGAGCCGCTGGTGACCGCGGACCGAAGCGACGAGCGCTCGTCCTGGCGTCGACCGGTCGATCTCGTTTCGCTGCTCGAGGAGGTCTACGGCGGCGAGATCTCCGCTACGAGGGGTCTCTCGGAGCTGGTGAGCGAAGGGACGGGGCGGTCGTGGTCCCCACCCGCTGATTTCCAGGCGACGCTGCTCGGTGACGACCCCGAAGCCGTCGTCGACGCGCTCGCGGCCGCGATCGCGGCGGGAGCGACCACCGAGGAGCTTGCGATCGAGGTCAGCCACGCCGCAGCCACACGGGTCGCCCAGTTCGGGACCGCAAACGAGTTCAGCGACTGGAACACCGTCCACCACACGTTCACCTACGCCAACGCGGTCCAGCAGGCCACGCGTCGGACCGACGCGGTCGAACTCTACCGCGGCGTCTTCGACGCGGTCCTCAACGTCTATCTCGATCGGTTCCTCAACACCCCGCCCGCCCCGATCCCCGAACCGGGGGACAACGAAACCGGCCGCGATTCCGACGAGATCCTCGAGGACTTACTCGAGACGTTCGACGTCGACGGGAACGTAAACGACGCTGGTCGGCTGGTCTCCGAGTATTTCGACTGCGACGGCGATCCGGAGGCACTGAAACGAACGCTCGGCCACGGACTTCTCCGGGAGGACGCCGGCTTTCACACGCTCCAGAACCTCGAGGCGGCGTTCCGACAGTTCGATCTCGTACGGACACGCGAAGACGAGCTGGACGACGGCGCCAGCGTCGATCTCGAGCACCGCAAGCGGGTTCCACTGATCGCGACGGCTCGATACATGGCGGCACACTTCCCGACGCGTCGCGAGGCCGAACAGACGTTTACGATCGCCGCACGCCTCAACCGCGGCGAGACGATCCACGAGGAGTAG
- a CDS encoding nuclear transport factor 2 family protein — protein MEPTTLVRQYYDALDDHEYEALEEVLSTGFVQHRPDRTFEGRETFVRFMRDERPNPNTEHELDAIVDDGDQVAVRGRLIESGTTLFAFADFFDLSDGRIVRLETYSR, from the coding sequence ATGGAACCAACGACGCTCGTCAGGCAGTACTACGACGCCCTCGACGATCACGAGTACGAGGCGCTCGAGGAGGTACTCTCCACCGGGTTCGTCCAGCACCGGCCCGACAGAACGTTCGAGGGCCGCGAGACGTTCGTCCGGTTCATGCGCGACGAGCGGCCGAACCCCAATACGGAGCACGAACTCGATGCGATCGTCGACGACGGCGATCAGGTCGCCGTCCGCGGCCGTCTGATCGAATCGGGAACGACCCTGTTCGCGTTCGCTGACTTCTTCGACCTCTCGGACGGGCGGATCGTTCGACTGGAGACGTACTCGCGGTAA
- a CDS encoding MBL fold metallo-hydrolase: MVTTLSPDRLAELQDEETEFALVDTRPEDSFEAWHVSGAIHFPFGPEENLDGRLEEFERAVGDADRVLTICAKGISSGNLATQLESATDAYEVQAVDGGMKGWSGVYDHVEVDAGDGLTIVQIQRRAKGCFGYLIGCPATGDAVVVDPTADVDEYEIAATRADLSIVGVIDTHVHADHISGGRDLAERLSVPYYLSERAIARGVEYEFTPLERNEVLAVGDRELKALETPGHTSEMISLLLDDRALVTADTLHVDSTGRTELEFSEDEGKEGARMLYEALHRTVLAEPEGVVVLPGHVTVTADGEFAHGRPGEAITTTIREARTGIELLDLDEDAFVDRMADAGEKPANYEEIIEYNRGTLELAPEDRVELELGPNNCSA, translated from the coding sequence ATGGTCACCACGCTCTCGCCCGATCGACTCGCGGAACTGCAGGACGAAGAGACCGAGTTCGCCCTCGTCGATACCCGGCCCGAGGATAGCTTCGAAGCCTGGCACGTCTCCGGTGCGATTCACTTCCCGTTCGGTCCAGAGGAGAATCTCGACGGACGTCTCGAGGAGTTCGAGCGAGCGGTCGGAGACGCCGACCGGGTGCTCACCATCTGTGCGAAGGGGATCTCCTCCGGGAATCTCGCGACGCAACTCGAGTCGGCGACGGACGCATACGAGGTTCAGGCCGTCGATGGAGGGATGAAAGGCTGGAGCGGCGTCTACGATCACGTCGAGGTCGACGCCGGCGACGGGCTGACCATCGTTCAGATCCAGCGGCGTGCGAAGGGGTGTTTCGGCTATCTCATCGGCTGTCCAGCGACCGGCGACGCGGTCGTCGTCGATCCGACGGCGGACGTCGACGAGTACGAGATCGCGGCGACCCGGGCCGATCTCTCGATCGTCGGCGTGATCGACACCCACGTTCACGCGGATCACATCTCCGGCGGTCGTGACCTCGCGGAGCGACTCAGTGTCCCCTACTACCTGAGCGAGCGCGCGATTGCCCGGGGCGTGGAATACGAGTTCACGCCGCTCGAGCGAAACGAGGTGCTCGCCGTCGGTGACCGAGAACTCAAAGCCCTCGAAACGCCCGGCCACACGAGCGAGATGATCTCGCTGCTCCTCGACGACCGAGCGCTCGTAACCGCCGACACGCTCCACGTCGACTCGACCGGACGAACGGAACTCGAGTTCAGCGAGGACGAAGGAAAAGAGGGTGCCCGCATGCTCTACGAGGCGCTACACCGAACCGTCCTTGCCGAACCGGAGGGAGTCGTCGTCCTGCCGGGACACGTCACCGTGACCGCCGACGGCGAGTTCGCCCACGGCAGGCCCGGCGAGGCGATCACGACGACGATCCGCGAGGCACGAACCGGGATCGAACTGCTCGATCTGGACGAGGACGCGTTCGTCGACCGGATGGCCGACGCCGGCGAGAAGCCCGCCAACTACGAGGAGATCATCGAGTACAACCGGGGGACACTCGAGCTAGCACCCGAGGACCGCGTCGAACTGGAGCTCGGCCCGAACAACTGTTCGGCCTGA
- a CDS encoding DoxX family protein: protein METTPVNQLESRVGGITLEGEPHALSAWFVVALRLTMGLAFLGAGVGKLSVVAGQPFDAGGYLMGASGPAAGLFGAMATNPALMEVVNVVVPATQILIGLALVAGAFVRLAALGGAMQMAMFYLASWDVAGPLGFVNSDLVYLMVFLAIAAFGAGRILGLDRVIETLEVGGEPLLERVPALRYVLG from the coding sequence ATGGAAACAACCCCGGTAAACCAGTTGGAAAGTCGCGTTGGTGGCATCACACTCGAGGGGGAGCCCCACGCGCTCAGTGCGTGGTTCGTCGTTGCACTGCGGCTCACGATGGGTCTTGCGTTCCTCGGTGCCGGAGTCGGGAAGCTCTCGGTCGTCGCGGGCCAGCCCTTCGACGCGGGCGGATATCTGATGGGTGCAAGCGGACCCGCAGCCGGGCTGTTCGGGGCGATGGCCACCAACCCGGCGCTGATGGAGGTCGTCAACGTCGTCGTTCCGGCGACGCAGATTCTGATCGGTCTCGCGCTGGTGGCCGGCGCGTTCGTCAGACTGGCCGCCCTCGGCGGCGCGATGCAGATGGCGATGTTCTACCTCGCAAGCTGGGACGTCGCCGGCCCGCTCGGATTCGTCAACAGCGATCTCGTCTACCTGATGGTGTTCCTCGCGATCGCGGCCTTCGGAGCCGGCCGAATCCTCGGTCTCGACCGCGTGATCGAAACCCTCGAGGTCGGAGGCGAACCGCTGCTCGAGCGCGTCCCGGCGCTCCGATACGTCCTCGGCTAA
- a CDS encoding stage II sporulation protein M, producing the protein MALSDSVSAVVAVLRRRPGDLLPMYLLGAAIPAIVRVIPFVGVLVGYLYLESTGRLEGIPEQLADLDTTPPDPDASEEAFEAWMSQFQPIVEQVVTLPLVLLVAATAIASVAVLLLLYVVIAAGQIAACAARLRDERGTTAGIAGIRRYWLRFLGLAVLEFLVWAAILMAVGTATILFIGVLALAAPVVGLLVGLLSILVLIGILAAVRALFAFAPVAVVVDDAGVFGSLSKTVGFIRRRPIEAGFYYAISVGTVLAISVVSSFLVIVEVVAFTSLLTVLVVLPALDLLKTALYANYRDRLRAPAQPERSVRTQFRDGIRRGWSEMIGFVRDTPGTHALVVALAVGSFWVGWELAGPYAGIVDASISARLEGHIPPAAALEFFGNNWLVAITTAYAGVALALPAIASLLFNGVMMGALSRLEVDPVELLTFVIPHGIFEIPAIFVASALGLWLGVVGWRAFRGRIDRPTFADALERAFWVLVGIGILLAIAGFVEGFVSPYYAHILL; encoded by the coding sequence ATGGCCCTTTCAGATTCCGTCTCCGCCGTCGTCGCCGTGCTCCGTCGACGCCCGGGCGACCTCCTCCCGATGTACCTCCTCGGTGCAGCGATCCCGGCAATCGTTCGTGTTATTCCGTTTGTCGGCGTCCTCGTCGGCTATCTGTACCTCGAGTCGACCGGTCGGCTCGAGGGAATCCCCGAACAGCTTGCCGACCTCGATACGACGCCGCCCGATCCCGACGCCAGCGAGGAAGCGTTCGAGGCCTGGATGAGCCAGTTCCAGCCGATCGTCGAACAGGTGGTGACGCTCCCGCTGGTGTTGCTCGTCGCCGCGACCGCAATCGCGAGCGTCGCCGTCCTGTTGCTCCTCTACGTCGTCATCGCCGCCGGACAGATCGCGGCCTGTGCAGCCCGATTGCGCGACGAGCGGGGAACGACGGCGGGGATCGCCGGCATCCGGCGATACTGGCTTCGCTTCCTCGGGCTGGCGGTCCTCGAGTTCCTGGTGTGGGCTGCGATCCTAATGGCGGTCGGGACCGCGACGATACTGTTCATCGGCGTCCTGGCGCTTGCAGCACCGGTGGTCGGATTGCTCGTTGGACTCCTTTCGATCCTCGTTCTGATCGGAATACTCGCCGCCGTCCGCGCGCTGTTTGCGTTCGCGCCGGTGGCGGTCGTCGTCGACGACGCCGGCGTGTTCGGCTCGCTCTCGAAGACCGTGGGGTTCATCAGGCGACGGCCGATCGAAGCCGGCTTCTACTATGCGATCTCGGTCGGAACCGTCCTCGCGATTTCGGTCGTCTCGAGTTTCCTCGTAATCGTCGAGGTCGTCGCGTTCACCTCTCTCCTTACCGTACTGGTTGTGCTTCCGGCCCTCGACCTACTGAAGACGGCGCTGTACGCGAACTACCGTGATCGGTTGCGTGCACCCGCCCAGCCCGAGCGGTCGGTCCGGACACAGTTCCGGGACGGAATCCGCCGCGGCTGGTCCGAGATGATCGGATTCGTTCGCGACACTCCCGGAACTCACGCTCTGGTCGTCGCCCTCGCAGTCGGCTCGTTTTGGGTCGGCTGGGAGCTCGCGGGGCCGTACGCGGGGATCGTCGACGCGTCGATTTCCGCCCGCCTCGAGGGTCACATCCCGCCGGCTGCCGCCCTCGAGTTCTTCGGGAACAACTGGCTGGTGGCGATCACGACCGCCTACGCGGGCGTCGCGCTTGCCCTCCCGGCGATCGCGTCGCTGCTGTTCAACGGCGTGATGATGGGCGCACTTTCGCGGCTCGAGGTCGATCCAGTGGAGCTGCTCACGTTCGTGATTCCGCACGGGATCTTCGAGATCCCGGCGATCTTCGTCGCGAGCGCGCTCGGACTGTGGCTCGGCGTCGTCGGCTGGCGTGCGTTCCGCGGCCGAATCGACCGGCCGACGTTCGCCGATGCACTCGAGCGTGCGTTCTGGGTTCTCGTCGGAATCGGCATTCTGCTCGCGATCGCCGGGTTCGTCGAGGGATTCGTCAGCCCGTACTACGCCCACATCTTGCTGTAG
- a CDS encoding MATE family efflux transporter: MTGWQAAAVASLARVLERFGIIDAERFRPTMNLAWPRIITGFAITSKQTADLAMVGLAVGTAGTAGLAFALAYWGTVTMLGLGLAGGTVSLVSQNYGGDDAERASVVVTQSVFLTVAFAVPIMLVFLTFADSFIGLLGADPTSLGHGSTYLVFVAPAVVFEMLNLIASRTYTAVGDTFTEMVVRAGGAFLNIVLSGILIFGFGLGVAGAAIGTSVSTGIVTVILAWGMIGRSYGGLGMKPSPVPISRSSLSLEPAVIRQLVEISLPEIGRRLAQGVVVFPLLWIAASFGPVIVTAIEVGRRVRDLSNSVNWGLSLASSSLVGQHLGAGEEDEAGAYGAGIIRLSVVVYSALAIVVIVFSEPIASVFVSDPNEVAQAGVFVAIGAISAVGMGIDGTAAGALLGAGDTRLPFLASLIGRYVFALPAAALGLVTPLGVAALYLALLLETYVPGGINYWLFRRGRWKVVSRRYRPSSGD; encoded by the coding sequence ATGACCGGCTGGCAGGCGGCTGCAGTGGCGTCTCTCGCGAGAGTACTCGAGCGATTCGGGATCATCGACGCCGAGCGGTTCCGTCCGACGATGAACCTCGCGTGGCCCCGGATCATCACCGGGTTCGCGATCACGTCCAAACAGACTGCGGACCTCGCGATGGTCGGCCTCGCAGTCGGAACGGCTGGAACCGCGGGACTCGCCTTCGCGCTCGCGTACTGGGGAACCGTGACGATGCTCGGACTCGGACTCGCGGGCGGCACCGTGAGCCTGGTCTCGCAGAACTACGGCGGTGACGACGCCGAGCGCGCATCGGTCGTGGTCACACAGAGCGTGTTCCTCACGGTGGCGTTCGCGGTTCCGATTATGCTGGTGTTTCTTACGTTCGCAGATTCGTTCATCGGATTGCTCGGAGCCGATCCCACGTCGCTCGGACACGGGAGCACCTACCTCGTGTTCGTCGCTCCCGCCGTCGTCTTCGAGATGCTCAACCTGATCGCCAGCCGAACCTACACGGCCGTCGGAGACACGTTCACGGAGATGGTCGTGCGCGCCGGCGGCGCGTTTCTCAACATCGTTCTGAGCGGGATCCTCATCTTCGGATTCGGACTCGGCGTCGCCGGCGCGGCGATCGGAACGAGCGTCTCGACCGGAATCGTGACCGTGATTCTCGCGTGGGGGATGATCGGGCGATCCTACGGCGGCCTCGGAATGAAACCCAGCCCCGTTCCGATCAGCCGCTCCAGCCTGAGCCTCGAGCCGGCGGTGATTCGCCAACTCGTCGAGATCTCGTTGCCGGAGATCGGTCGTCGCCTCGCACAGGGTGTCGTCGTCTTCCCGCTGTTGTGGATCGCCGCGTCGTTCGGACCGGTGATCGTCACGGCGATCGAAGTCGGTCGCCGGGTTCGCGACCTCTCCAACAGCGTCAACTGGGGACTCTCACTAGCATCGAGTTCGCTCGTCGGCCAGCATCTCGGCGCAGGCGAAGAAGACGAAGCGGGAGCGTACGGAGCCGGGATCATCCGCCTCTCGGTCGTCGTCTACAGCGCACTGGCCATCGTGGTTATCGTCTTCTCGGAGCCGATCGCGTCCGTGTTCGTCTCCGATCCGAACGAGGTCGCACAGGCCGGCGTCTTCGTCGCAATCGGGGCGATCAGCGCGGTCGGAATGGGGATCGACGGCACCGCAGCAGGTGCCCTGCTCGGCGCGGGCGATACGCGCCTCCCGTTTCTGGCCTCGCTGATCGGACGCTACGTGTTCGCACTACCCGCTGCAGCGCTCGGTCTCGTGACTCCGCTCGGGGTCGCCGCGCTCTATCTCGCACTCCTGCTCGAGACGTACGTTCCCGGCGGGATCAACTACTGGCTGTTCCGTCGGGGCCGCTGGAAGGTCGTGAGTCGACGGTACCGTCCCTCCTCAGGGGACTGA